GCCAAAACATCCATAATCTGTCGAGAGGAGAACAGAAAGAGGTCTAAAACAAGCGGCCGTGTTTGCAATAGGACAAACATGGAGTGTTTTCTGGTTCCTTCTGTAGTGTGGGTCAATTATGAATCTTATCCAGTCAGAAGTGCTGACACTCGATTGTTCAAATTACAGTCAGATTGAGTAAACTGGCACACGTGGGCAGGAATACGTGCTGAATGTGATCGATTTCAGAGCGACAAACTGGACATGCCTGAAAAAAATTAAACAATTATTCAACTAAGACTAATCACAAAATCTAAGTTTGAGATCTGTTGGAGTAAAATTAAGTACAAAATCTTGCAGTGACACAAGATGCAAAAATCCCTAGGGAAAGTTAGTTCAGGTGTCAGAAAGTTGTTAAAATGGTCCAAAATAATCTTACCTGTAGCTGATTAGCACAAGAATTGCAGCAAACCATGTGGCCACAGGGGCAGAAGGCTGTATTAATCTCCTCACCACAACAGACCATGCACAATAATGCTTCTTTAAGTTTGCGAAGCTTTTCTTGGAGCACCTGACTCTGTTGGCAGCTCAGCCCTTCACAACTATTACAGTTCAATTCATGCTCTGAAGATTTAAGTGGAGAGTTCTGGCCATCTTGATTGTGTGGAACAAAGTCTACAATGCCAGCATTATACAAAGCTCTTCGTGTGTGGTCATAAACCTCCTTGGAAGTACGCTTGATGTCAAAAACGTATTTTTTACCCAGATTGATGTTTTCATTGAAAAACAAAGAAGCAAGGTGGCCCTTGAAGTCTCTACTGTATTGCATCATGACGGTATTGGTGACAGTATCACACCTGAAAAGGATATTAATTAGTTAAATTCAAATGGCAAAAATCATATTTAAAATGCAATCTGAAAATCTATACTCCATTCGGAGTCTGCAAGAGCAGGTCTTAAAGGTGGGTgtttagcaaggccagcatttattgctcatcctataTTACCCTTCAGGTGGCAGTGCTCTGCCttctgaaccactgcagtgtTTACAGAGGGGCTTGCAAGGCCATCTCAGAGAGCAGTGAAgaggtcaaccacatttctgtggtctGGACTCACATTTAGGCCAGGTAAAAACAGTAGATTTAATTTCCCTCAGTTAGGTGAGCTGCTGCTATAAACAGTTAgacaaaacaaaatttaaaaaaaaagactgcCTGAACTTCAAATCAAATACATGAGAACAATGCGCACACCTCAACATTTCAGCTTCCCAACAAAGTAAATCCCATGGCAGAAAACAGTGCATAGATAATGTTGCAAGGCAACATTAAATGAAAAGATCGATCAAATTGCAGTACCTGTAAAATGCATGGGTTTCAGTTATCGCACGATAAAGGGCACTTGCTGCTCTGGTACTAATCAGCTTTAACATTAGTACGATGCTGCTACTAGATTCCTTAGTGATGGTAAGGTACACATTTTTTGCAGATTGGGTGGCCATCTGGATTATCGGGTATGAAATCCTGCAAGGTAATTCAGAAAAGATATTAACATTGATCTTTTCCTATACAAATATAGATT
The DNA window shown above is from Mustelus asterias chromosome 2, sMusAst1.hap1.1, whole genome shotgun sequence and carries:
- the mylipa gene encoding E3 ubiquitin-protein ligase MYLIP-A → MLCYVTRPDSVVMEVEVDPKANGEDCLNQVCHRLGIIEDDYLGLQYSANKGETLWLNLRNRISQQIEGMPPYRFKLRVKFFVEPHLLLQEQTRHQFFLHVRDDLLSGRLRCSPEQAVDLSVLLAQVEFGDYNQNTAKYSYEDLCTNELNTTILNSIVASHKGLEGMSQCTTEYRVLQIACTLEHYGVEWHSVKDGDGQKLMIGIGPDGISVCKENLNLINRISYPIIQMATQSAKNVYLTITKESSSSIVLMLKLISTRAASALYRAITETHAFYRCDTVTNTVMMQYSRDFKGHLASLFFNENINLGKKYVFDIKRTSKEVYDHTRRALYNAGIVDFVPHNQDGQNSPLKSSEHELNCNSCEGLSCQQSQVLQEKLRKLKEALLCMVCCGEEINTAFCPCGHMVCCNSCANQLQACPVCRSEIDHIQHVFLPTCASLLNLTVI